One window from the genome of Bufo bufo chromosome 4, aBufBuf1.1, whole genome shotgun sequence encodes:
- the LOC120998384 gene encoding gastrula zinc finger protein XlCGF71.1-like, with amino-acid sequence MLSLDGKVEDEDIGQRSSRENLITFNVHPGIYSPDLSHNSFNHEETSPDQSQIVTTIIGQEGDKRFQCGECGKQFAHSSGLCRHRRSHTEERPYSCSECGQCFLKTSDLVRHERSHTGERLFSCSECGKCFTNKAALVKHERIHTGEKPFSCSECGKCFTNKSALVNHERMHKGEKPYSCSECGKCFTNKAVLVQHERIHTGEKPFSCSECGKYYTNASVLSKHEKTHTGEKYACSICGKCYTQKHNLVRHERVHRKETQTQEESNLKTH; translated from the coding sequence ATGTTATCACTAGATGGTAAAGTAGAAGATGAAGATATCGGGCAGCGCTCTTCACGAGAAAACCTCATTACCTTTAACGTACATCCAGGAATTTACAGTCCAGATCTATCACATAATTCCTTTAATCATGAGGAaacttctcctgaccaatcacagattgttaccacAATTATCGGGCAGGAAGGAGATAAAAGGTTTCAGTGTGGAGAATGTGGGAAACAGTTTGCACACAGCTCAGGTCTTTGCAGACACAGAAGAAGTCACACAGAAGAGAGGCCGtattcttgttcagaatgtgggcaGTGTTTTCTAAAGACATCAGATCTggttagacatgagagaagtcacacaggagagaggctgttttcatgttcggaatgtgggaaatgttttaccaatAAAGCGGCTTTAGTTaagcatgagagaattcacacaggagagaagccgttctcatgttcagaatgtgggaaatgctttacaaaTAAATCTGCTCTTGTTAACCATGAGAGAATGCAcaaaggagagaagccgtattcatgttcagaatgtgggaaatgttttaccaatAAAGCAGTTTTAGTTcagcatgagagaattcacacaggagagaagccgttctcatgttcagaatgtgggaaatattatACAAATGCATCAGTTCTTAGTAAACATGAGaagactcacacaggagagaagtatGCATGTTCCATATGTGGGAAATGTTATACACAGAAACAtaatcttgttagacatgagagagtTCACAGAAAAGAGACTCAGACACAAGAGGAATCAAATTTGAAAACTCATTAG